From the genome of uncultured Bacteroides sp.:
CTGGGCTGTAGCTTTGTTGTCCGGTCATAGAAGCAGGGATGCACGTAATCAGGTGAATGCTTTCTTTACTAATCATCCTGATTATCCCTTATTCCTGAAAAATAAGATACTTCAGGCAGCTTTCGTATTATTTAATTCGGAGAATAATGATTAAGACTCGTTTTCCTTAATCGGTTTTACTGAAATGCCATTACCCTTGTGATAACAAACTAGAGGTGCCTTTTTCAGTGTATGATTGTTCATATCGAAAATGATACTGGGATTGAAATGACAGCCATTTATACGAAATTCAAAATGTAAATGTTCTGTTGTTGCACTTCCGGTGCGTCCGGTTAAAGCTATTGCCTGTCCGGCTTTTACTCCATCGCCCGATTTTACAAAGTTCTTTGAATTGTGACTGTAAAGACTTTCCAGTCCGTTTTTATGGCGAACAACAATAACATTACCATATCCACCATATTTTTTTGCCATTCGTACTATACCATCGAACGTGCAACGAATAGTGTCATTGGCACATGTCTTTATATCAGTACCGGAGTGACCTCTGCGAGCACCATAGGCAGATATAACCTTTCCACCAGGTAAAGGAAAACAATACTCCTCTTTCTGCAAATCTTCCAGATGAAGCGTTATGCTATTATTTCCGGCAAAGACATCCGGGGTCTTCACTCTCACATGATTGACCTCCATATCAGTAAAACCTTTGACGGGTTCCCCGGCCACCAGGTTTAGCGAGCAAGTTATAGAAAATAAGAATGCAATAGATTTTAAGAGTGATGTCATGTTTATATATTAGTTCTTGGTTAGCAAGTTAAAATCAGATTCTGCGACTCCGATTATTTTGTTAAAAAACAAATAAAATAAAAAAAGAGGAATTTTACAAATTCCGGCTTCCATTTTTCCAAAATAAATATCTTATTAACCAGAATTCATAACTATTTAAGCCTATAGAGGCGGCTTTACCGATAAAAAACAAATTCCATCTTTTTTAAAAAGGAATAATTTAGTAAGTTTGCATGATAAGCAAAGATGATAGTAACCAACAACCATTATTAATCTTCTTTGTTTACTATGTGGATAGGAAAAGATATCAATTAATCAGTTCATCATGAAAACAAATGTTACAGCAGGCAATTTAAGTACTCAGCTCGAAACCGAGATAAATATCAATACGCTTTTAACTCTTACGGGAGAAATAAATGCGGATGATATTGCCACGATTCGTAGCATAGCCAATTTATCAGTACTTAATCTTGCAGACGTGAACATTGTAGAAGGAGGAAGCTTTTATAATGATGATCAGGAGTATATCACTACCCGAAACAATGAAATTCCGGAGTATATGTTTGCCGGAATGGAGATAATTACTTCTATAATACTTCCCAATACTGCTACCGTTATTGGGAAAAGAGCTTTTTCGGGTTGTATAGAACTTACTTCTGTTACTATTCCTGATAATATTTTAAATATTGGAGTTTATGCTTTTGAAGGGTGTAACGGGTTGACTTCTGTAGAAATTACCAGCGGCGCCATTGGTAATTATGCATTTTCCGGTTGTGAAGGGATAACTTCATTAAGTTTGGGCGATAAAGTTACAGCCATCGGCGAAGATGCATTCCAGGGTTGTACAGGATTAACGGACCTTGTTATTCCAAACAGTGTGACTTCCATCGGCAATGAAGCTTTTAAAGATTGCAAAGAATTGGCTTCTGTCACAATTTCCGGAAGTTTAACTTCTATCGGCGATCAGGTTTTCAGAGATTGTGAGAAGTTATCCACTGTTACCATACCCAATAGTGTAATTTCAATTGGTGAGAACGCTTTCAGAAATTGTTCGGGATTGAAATCTGTGGTTATTCCGGATAGTGTGACTTCCATCGGAGACTGGGCGTTCTTTGACTGCTCGGGTATAACTGATCTTAAAATATCTGATAGTGTAACTTTTATTGGCGAAGCAGCATTCGTGGGTTGCAAAGGGCTGACTTCTATTGTTTTGCCAAGCAAGATGACTACCATTAGCGAGAATTCGTTCAATGATTGCAACGGATTAACCTCAATCATTATTCCTAAGAGTGTAACCACTATACGCGAAAACGTATTTTTTGGTTGTTCCGGATTAACTTCCGTATCAATTCCCGATACAACAACATATATTGGCGAGAACGCTTTCAACGGTTGCACAGGTTTAACTTCTCTTACCCTTCCGTCAGAGTTGGAGTCCGTTGGTTATCAGGCATTCTTCGGTTGTACTGGAGTAGCAGAGATACATTGCAAGGCGTTACATCCGGCAAAGGTTGCTTCGGGTTCATTCAATGGAATTGATAAAGAGAACTGTAAATTATATATTCCAAAAGGAACCGCAACAGCCTATAAGGATGCAGACGGATGGAATGAATTTACAAATATCATCGAAAAATAGGAGACTTATTCAGTTTCCTATTCCATCTTTTTTAAAGAGTCATTGCATATTTCGTTTCTCAATTCTTTCATGTAAGATGAGAAACTTACGGCCTCTTCACCATATTCCAGGTTTAACTTATATTCCAGCGGAAGCCAGGTAGAAATATCTGCTTCGTTGTGCTGAACCAGTGTTTCCATTTTATCCAAAGCTTTGTAGATACGAGCTTCAAGAGTCTGCAACTCATTCATTTCCTTGAATAGATGAGATAACTTTTCCCGATAACTCTCTGGCAAAGTATTTATTAATTGGGCTATTTCCTTATCCTCTATCTCTTCATCCTTCTTGGTTTTATTGAATGCAGGTATATCTCCGGTTATGGCTTCACCAAGATCGTGAAAAATACACATTAAAATCACTTTATTAATATCCGCTTCCGGAAATTCATCTTGTATAAAGTAAGCCATTAATGATAATCTCCAGCTATGTTCGGCCACACTTTCATGACGATTGGTGGACGTCCACGAATGGCGCGTATTGCATTTAAGCTTCTCTGCAATACTCATAAAATTTATAAGTTCTCTTGGTTCCATGTTCTTTTATACTCTATTTTAAAGAGCTGCAAAAATAATATTTTAATTCATGATAATTAAGATGTTTTGCTTTAGATTCTATTTAATTTTTATTCAATAACATCCTAATGTTTTCCAGTTTTACCATTTCCTCTACCGAATCGAATGTTAATTCATAGTCTCGGCAAAACCTTCTATTATAGCCAAACCAAGAAAGAGTACTTTCTACAATCCATATCTTTTTAATTGGTTTAAAACCATTTACTTTGTTTCCGCTGACTATAAACCCAGACTGAGTTTCTGCATGCGTTCATTTTTAATGTTATAGGTCTATTGACAGCATATCTTCCAAAAAACACGGTTCTTAAAAACTTAGCTTATTTCTTATCAAATGGTAACTTCTTTCAGCATTATAAGTAATATCTTTGCGAAAATTTTTTATATGGATAAAAGAGATAATTTAGATTTTGAGACGATGAATGTCTCAAAGATGTTTAGTAAAATACTTATTCCAACTTTGTTGGGAATGGTTTTTTCTGCTTCAATTACTATTACAGATGGTATATTTGTGGGGCATGGTGTAGGAAGTAATGGATTGGCAGCTATCAATATTGTAGCTCCTTTATATATGATAACAACAGGTATTGGATTGATGTTTGGAATTGGAGCATCTATCGTGGCTTCTATTCATCTTTCACAAAGTAAAATAAAAGCAGCACGTATCAATATTACTCAGTCCATTATTGCATCTTTTGTAATAATGGTGCTAATTTCGTCTTTTACTTTGTATTTTCACAAAGAAGTTGGATATCTATTTGGAAGTTCCGATATGCTGTTGCCGTTGGTATTGGAATATATGGATTGGGTGGTTCCGTTTCTTGCATTTAGTATGATTATGAATATGGGATTATTTGTCATTCGACTTGATG
Proteins encoded in this window:
- a CDS encoding HD domain-containing protein, which produces MEPRELINFMSIAEKLKCNTRHSWTSTNRHESVAEHSWRLSLMAYFIQDEFPEADINKVILMCIFHDLGEAITGDIPAFNKTKKDEEIEDKEIAQLINTLPESYREKLSHLFKEMNELQTLEARIYKALDKMETLVQHNEADISTWLPLEYKLNLEYGEEAVSFSSYMKELRNEICNDSLKKME
- a CDS encoding leucine-rich repeat domain-containing protein → MKTNVTAGNLSTQLETEININTLLTLTGEINADDIATIRSIANLSVLNLADVNIVEGGSFYNDDQEYITTRNNEIPEYMFAGMEIITSIILPNTATVIGKRAFSGCIELTSVTIPDNILNIGVYAFEGCNGLTSVEITSGAIGNYAFSGCEGITSLSLGDKVTAIGEDAFQGCTGLTDLVIPNSVTSIGNEAFKDCKELASVTISGSLTSIGDQVFRDCEKLSTVTIPNSVISIGENAFRNCSGLKSVVIPDSVTSIGDWAFFDCSGITDLKISDSVTFIGEAAFVGCKGLTSIVLPSKMTTISENSFNDCNGLTSIIIPKSVTTIRENVFFGCSGLTSVSIPDTTTYIGENAFNGCTGLTSLTLPSELESVGYQAFFGCTGVAEIHCKALHPAKVASGSFNGIDKENCKLYIPKGTATAYKDADGWNEFTNIIEK
- a CDS encoding M23 family metallopeptidase codes for the protein MEVNHVRVKTPDVFAGNNSITLHLEDLQKEEYCFPLPGGKVISAYGARRGHSGTDIKTCANDTIRCTFDGIVRMAKKYGGYGNVIVVRHKNGLESLYSHNSKNFVKSGDGVKAGQAIALTGRTGSATTEHLHFEFRINGCHFNPSIIFDMNNHTLKKAPLVCYHKGNGISVKPIKENES